A genomic stretch from Frigoribacterium sp. PvP032 includes:
- a CDS encoding VOC family protein: protein MALEWEQVVVDAVDPDALAAWWREALGWVDISDPGDEPELRPAPESLPGLLFVRVPEAKTVKDRLHLDFRPDDQAAEVARLEALGAVRVDVGQAGASWVVLADPEGNEFCVLGSRRTS, encoded by the coding sequence ATGGCGCTCGAGTGGGAACAGGTCGTGGTCGACGCAGTCGACCCCGACGCCCTCGCCGCCTGGTGGCGCGAGGCCCTCGGCTGGGTCGACATCAGCGACCCCGGCGACGAGCCCGAGCTGCGACCGGCTCCTGAGTCGCTCCCCGGGCTGCTGTTCGTGCGGGTGCCTGAGGCCAAGACCGTCAAGGACCGGCTGCACCTCGACTTCCGTCCCGACGACCAGGCCGCCGAGGTCGCTCGCCTCGAGGCCCTCGGTGCCGTGCGTGTCGACGTCGGCCAGGCCGGCGCCTCCTGGGTGGTGCTCGCCGACCCTGAGGGCAACGAGTTCTGCGTGCTCGGCTCGCGCCGCACCTCCTAG
- a CDS encoding LCP family protein has protein sequence MNDLSSLGLGVDDDDAADASSSGGPRDPGEGRRTRRGPRSRAARALLVTAVALVALLVAAGVVAGGFALHLASSWDDSTKTLDNAFPADAGRPAAATDGSLNLLLMGSDSRGDETTLDDTAPSGQRTDTLMVLHVDGDRQHASVMSVMRDLWVPIPGHGVGKVNSAFALGGSPLTVQTVEALLGVRIDHVAIIDFEGFAGMTTALGGVDVVSDRAFRSTALDREAPHDYVKGVNHLEGAAALDFVRERSAFADADFQRVKNQQAFLQGILRTLVSRATLTDPTRVTGFLTATAPYVTVDSGLDAAALVSLGFGLRGLNPDDVDFFTVPTAGTGTSDDGQSIVLPDDAAVSELGDALRDDQVRAFLDARGGRP, from the coding sequence ATGAACGATCTCTCATCCCTCGGGCTCGGCGTCGACGACGACGACGCAGCCGACGCCTCCTCGTCCGGCGGACCTCGCGACCCTGGCGAGGGTCGGCGCACGCGACGCGGGCCCCGTTCGCGCGCTGCTCGGGCGCTCCTCGTCACCGCCGTCGCGCTCGTCGCCCTGCTCGTCGCCGCGGGGGTCGTCGCAGGCGGCTTCGCGCTGCACCTGGCGTCGTCGTGGGACGACTCGACGAAGACCCTCGACAACGCCTTCCCCGCCGACGCCGGCCGCCCCGCCGCGGCGACCGACGGGTCGCTCAACCTGCTGCTGATGGGCTCCGACTCGCGCGGCGACGAGACGACGCTCGACGACACGGCGCCCTCGGGGCAGCGCACCGACACCTTGATGGTGCTGCACGTCGACGGCGATCGCCAGCACGCCTCGGTCATGTCCGTCATGCGCGACCTGTGGGTGCCGATCCCCGGCCACGGCGTGGGCAAGGTGAACTCCGCCTTCGCACTCGGCGGCAGCCCGCTCACGGTGCAGACCGTCGAGGCGCTGCTCGGGGTGCGCATCGACCACGTGGCGATCATCGACTTCGAGGGGTTCGCCGGCATGACGACCGCGCTCGGCGGGGTCGACGTCGTCAGCGACCGGGCGTTCCGCAGCACGGCGCTCGACCGAGAAGCCCCGCACGACTACGTGAAGGGCGTCAACCACCTCGAGGGCGCCGCGGCCCTCGACTTCGTCCGCGAGCGCAGCGCCTTCGCCGACGCCGACTTCCAGCGGGTGAAGAACCAGCAGGCGTTCCTCCAGGGGATCCTGCGCACCCTCGTCAGCCGAGCGACACTCACCGACCCGACGCGCGTCACCGGCTTCCTGACCGCGACCGCGCCGTACGTGACGGTCGACTCCGGCCTCGACGCCGCCGCCCTCGTCTCGCTCGGGTTCGGCCTCCGTGGCCTGAACCCGGACGACGTCGACTTCTTCACCGTGCCGACCGCCGGCACCGGCACCTCGGACGACGGCCAGTCGATCGTCCTCCCCGACGACGCGGCCGTCTCCGAGCTCGGCGACGCCCTGCGCGACGACCAGGTGCGAGCGTTCCTCGACGCCCGTGGCGGCCGCCCGTGA
- a CDS encoding APC family permease produces MIGEPLPSEKLEGQLLPKHLALPIFASDPLSSVAYAPQELLMILLIGGLGFLTLAPWVAVAVVVLLLVVVASYRQLIKAYPSGGGDYEVAHRNLGEKAGLVVASALLVDYVMTVAVSVASGVDNIISAVPELAPVRVELAIFFVIALAAVNLRGVRESSKAFAVPTYLFVSSVFVMIVIALVRTALGDPPVAESAEYTVQADQLTQAAFILLLLRAFSSGCSALTGVEAIANGVPAFRRPKVQNAQKTLVLMGSIAIVLFAGLVAVALIAKVHYAEDACDLQGFVDCAGTPQRSLIAQIASAVFGGSLFGIPFYLIQACTAAVLLLAANTAFNGFPLLGSILARDQYAPKALNTRGDRLIYSNGVIVLALVACAILLVYQASVTGLIQLYIIGVFVSFTLGQTGMVVHWTRMLREGCADRGAVYRARGINAFGALLTASVLIVVTVTKFTHGAWLVFVIMPILFTLMLGVNRYYRDVRVEIEPDATTQFGSHGDHAIVLVGTMQKPVLKALDYAIAARHESLEAIHVGIDDEATALLQRQWDEQGIEVPLRIVASPYRDISMPLIKYIKAHRDEHGSEVVTIYTPIYIVGHWWEAALHNHKSRRIRQRLMLVHGVTISLVPWLLDSSEMLYGRRSRPVPGQDRRGEPIRPLPRRPLVPAGSAGTAEATGSVPAGGAGPAGRAGAAVEGGAVHRGLVVDAERHDAGLGDSTADPSDTAHEPGPKQTPRAPGKGQNVGNARRGDAARKARSAARNSTGPRRKK; encoded by the coding sequence CTGATCGGTGAACCCCTCCCCTCGGAGAAGCTCGAGGGCCAGCTGCTCCCCAAGCACCTCGCCCTGCCGATCTTCGCCAGCGACCCGCTGAGCTCGGTGGCCTACGCGCCGCAGGAACTGTTGATGATCCTGCTGATCGGCGGGCTCGGGTTCCTCACCCTCGCGCCGTGGGTCGCGGTCGCGGTCGTCGTGCTGCTGCTGGTCGTCGTGGCGTCGTACCGCCAGCTGATCAAGGCGTACCCCTCAGGAGGCGGCGACTACGAGGTCGCCCACCGCAACCTCGGCGAGAAGGCCGGCCTCGTCGTGGCCTCCGCCCTGCTGGTCGACTACGTGATGACGGTCGCCGTCTCGGTCGCGTCGGGCGTGGACAACATCATCTCGGCCGTGCCCGAGCTGGCCCCCGTGCGGGTCGAGCTGGCGATCTTCTTCGTCATCGCGCTGGCCGCGGTGAACCTGCGTGGCGTGCGCGAGTCGAGCAAGGCCTTCGCCGTGCCGACCTACCTCTTCGTCTCGAGCGTGTTCGTGATGATCGTGATCGCGCTCGTCCGCACCGCGCTCGGCGACCCGCCCGTCGCCGAGAGCGCCGAGTACACGGTGCAGGCCGACCAGCTGACGCAGGCCGCGTTCATCCTGCTGCTGCTCCGCGCCTTCTCGAGCGGCTGCTCGGCCCTGACCGGCGTCGAGGCGATCGCGAACGGCGTGCCCGCGTTCCGCCGGCCCAAGGTGCAGAACGCCCAGAAGACGCTCGTGCTGATGGGCAGCATCGCGATCGTGCTGTTCGCCGGGCTCGTCGCCGTGGCCCTGATCGCCAAGGTGCACTACGCCGAGGACGCCTGCGACCTGCAGGGCTTCGTCGACTGCGCCGGAACCCCGCAGCGCAGCCTCATCGCCCAGATCGCGAGCGCGGTGTTCGGCGGCTCGCTGTTCGGGATCCCCTTCTACCTGATCCAGGCGTGCACGGCCGCGGTGCTGCTGCTGGCCGCCAACACGGCGTTCAACGGGTTCCCGCTGCTCGGCTCGATCCTGGCCCGCGACCAGTACGCGCCCAAGGCGCTCAACACCCGCGGCGACCGCCTCATCTACTCGAACGGCGTCATCGTCCTGGCGCTCGTCGCCTGCGCCATCCTGCTCGTCTACCAGGCCAGCGTCACCGGGCTGATCCAGCTCTACATCATCGGCGTCTTCGTCTCGTTCACGCTCGGGCAGACCGGCATGGTCGTGCACTGGACGCGCATGCTGCGCGAGGGCTGCGCCGACCGCGGTGCCGTCTACCGAGCTCGGGGCATCAACGCCTTCGGAGCCCTGCTCACCGCCTCCGTGCTCATCGTCGTGACCGTGACCAAGTTCACGCACGGCGCGTGGCTCGTGTTCGTCATCATGCCGATCCTGTTCACGCTGATGCTCGGCGTGAACCGGTACTACCGCGACGTCAGGGTCGAGATCGAGCCCGACGCGACGACGCAGTTCGGCTCGCACGGCGACCACGCGATCGTGCTCGTCGGCACGATGCAGAAGCCGGTGCTGAAGGCGCTCGACTACGCCATCGCGGCGCGGCACGAGTCGCTCGAGGCGATCCACGTCGGCATCGACGACGAGGCCACCGCGCTGCTGCAGCGCCAGTGGGACGAGCAGGGCATCGAGGTGCCGCTGCGCATCGTCGCGTCGCCGTACCGCGACATCAGCATGCCGCTGATCAAGTACATCAAGGCGCACCGGGACGAGCACGGCTCCGAGGTCGTCACCATCTACACGCCGATCTACATCGTCGGCCACTGGTGGGAGGCGGCCCTGCACAACCACAAGAGCCGCCGCATCCGCCAGCGACTCATGCTCGTGCACGGCGTCACGATCTCGCTCGTTCCGTGGCTGCTCGACTCGTCCGAGATGCTCTACGGCCGCCGGTCGCGGCCGGTCCCCGGCCAGGACCGTCGTGGCGAGCCGATCCGGCCCCTGCCGCGTCGCCCGCTCGTGCCGGCAGGCTCGGCGGGCACCGCAGAGGCGACGGGGTCCGTGCCCGCGGGAGGCGCGGGTCCGGCAGGCCGTGCCGGCGCGGCCGTCGAGGGCGGCGCCGTCCACCGCGGCCTCGTGGTCGACGCCGAGCGCCACGACGCCGGGCTGGGCGACTCCACCGCCGATCCCTCGGACACCGCTCACGAACCAGGGCCGAAGCAGACCCCGCGCGCTCCCGGCAAGGGCCAGAACGTGGGCAACGCCCGGCGCGGCGACGCGGCCCGCAAGGCCCGATCGGCCGCGCGGAACAGCACGGGGCCCCGCCGCAAGAAGTAG
- a CDS encoding YitT family protein, with the protein MLLTRRLLQLFVGLFLYGIAIALMVRAAIGVAPWDVLTQGIVKQTGLGFGLVVFLTSVLVLLLWIPLRQRPRFGTIANALLVGPFADLGLHVLPQQTVWWAQGLTFALGLLLLAVASGLYIGASFGPGPRDGLMLGLHRRFGVRVGVARTAIEVTVLAIGWLLGGQVGIGTALEAVLIGPMVAFALPLFAPRATRVADPATDSTTTSGTPTGTPTGPVPTTTSTAA; encoded by the coding sequence ATGCTCCTCACCCGCCGCCTCCTGCAGCTCTTCGTGGGCCTCTTCCTCTACGGCATCGCCATCGCGCTGATGGTCCGCGCCGCGATCGGGGTCGCCCCGTGGGACGTGCTGACGCAGGGCATCGTGAAGCAGACGGGCCTCGGCTTCGGCCTCGTCGTGTTCCTCACGAGCGTGCTGGTGCTGCTGCTCTGGATCCCGCTGCGCCAGAGGCCGCGGTTCGGCACGATCGCCAACGCGCTGCTGGTCGGGCCGTTCGCCGACCTGGGCCTGCACGTGCTGCCGCAGCAGACCGTGTGGTGGGCGCAGGGCCTCACCTTCGCGCTCGGGCTGCTGCTGCTCGCCGTCGCCAGCGGCCTGTACATCGGCGCCTCGTTCGGGCCCGGTCCGCGCGACGGCCTGATGCTCGGGCTGCACCGCCGGTTCGGCGTCAGGGTCGGGGTGGCCCGCACCGCCATCGAGGTGACCGTGCTCGCGATCGGCTGGCTGCTGGGCGGCCAGGTCGGCATCGGCACCGCGCTCGAGGCCGTCCTGATCGGGCCGATGGTGGCGTTCGCGCTGCCGCTCTTCGCACCACGAGCGACACGTGTCGCCGACCCTGCGACCGACTCGACCACCACCTCCGGCACTCCGACCGGCACCCCCACCGGCCCGGTGCCGACGACCACCTCGACAGCCGCCTGA
- a CDS encoding DUF3073 domain-containing protein: MGRGRQKAKHTKVARELKYFSPDTNYGALEKELATKSDSDEYVDRWADDFEDDSDVDTGLDEGRDDHDQSKSA; encoded by the coding sequence ATGGGGCGCGGCCGTCAAAAAGCCAAGCACACCAAGGTCGCCAGAGAGCTGAAGTACTTCAGCCCTGACACCAACTACGGTGCGCTCGAAAAAGAGCTTGCGACCAAGAGCGATTCCGACGAGTACGTCGACCGGTGGGCCGACGACTTCGAGGACGACTCCGACGTGGACACCGGCCTCGACGAGGGCCGGGACGACCACGACCAGAGCAAGAGCGCCTAG